In Anolis sagrei isolate rAnoSag1 chromosome 5, rAnoSag1.mat, whole genome shotgun sequence, the DNA window gctctggaaactaggacaggGAGCAAAGGATTCTGTTtgctgcattgtcaaaggctttcatggccagaatcactatgttgctgtgagttttccgggctgtatgatcatgttccagaagcattctctcctgacattttgcccacatctatggcaggttgtgaggtctgctggaaactaggcaagtggggttgatatatctgtcgaatgtccagggtggcagaaTTGCTGTTTGGTGATGGATTGAGATTGATGTTTggaaatggaatatgctgccttggagtgtggtgggagTTTtcatctctggagatttttaagcatcTGCTGGaggtgttttgtttgtgtgttcctgcatggtgggggttgcactggatggccattttggtctctgccaactctatgTGATTCTAAGTGGAGAGGAGACACAAGACAGTAATTAACTCTTTGCTCTCTGAGGTGACTGTAGATTTTGGATCTCGGGCATATTTTGGATATCGGGCATATTTTGGATATCGGGCATATTTTGGACGGGGAGAGATTCCCTGCCATTTTTGAAAATATGATTATTTCACATTTTCACCTGACCTGAACCACAAATATGATGGGGAAAccattacagcagtggttcttaggagcatagtgtctagatctagggagataatgctacccctctattccgctttggttagaccacatctggaatattgtgtccagttctgggccccacaattgaagagagatattgacaagctggaatgtgtccagaggagggtgactaaaatgatcaagggtctggagaacaagccctatgaggagcagcttaagaagctgggcatgtttagcctgaagaagagaaggctgagaggagatatgatagccatgtataaatatatgagaggaagccacagggaggaggaagcaagtttgttttctgcttccaaggagactaggacgcggaacaatggcttcaaactacaagagagaagattccatctgaacattaggaagaacttcctgactgtgagagccgttcagcagtggaactctctgccccggagtgtggtggaggctccttctttggaagcttttaaacagaggctggatggccatctgtcaggggtgatttgaatgcaatattcctgcttcttggcagggggttggactggatggcccacgaggtctctttcaactctttgattctatgattctaaaccactgtgagatgttttggtcttcaactcccagaaatcctaacagctgggaaagtggctgggatttctggaagttgtaggccaaaacacctagggacccacaggttgagaaccattgcactacAGAGAAGCCAAAAATAAAGGCATGGTCTCCCTTAATAAGAATTGTGATTTCTGGAAAGCAAGACATTGGAAATTGCTTACATGTGCAACCTGAACCTTTGCCGCATTGATCACTTTGCCTGTCCTTTTACTCTGGGTGTTTTAGTTGAGTTTGACAAAGTTCCACCAGTTTGAAATCACTGTGATGCTAAAAATGTGAAGaccaaagaaagaaataatttggAGGAAAGAATTCTTATTGAAGGCCAATGTCCTTTTTGCCCATCCTTGTTTCTAGTGGTTTTGCCCTTTTGGCATCTACAGCTCCCTATatttgccaggaaaaccctggtccCAGCATTATTGTCTCCAGCCTGTTAAGACTTGAATGGGTATCTCAAGAGGGATTCTACTGTTTTGGATGGATGCAAGGAAGAGGGTAGGCATGTGCAGTGTACATATTTTGGTCTTCAGGCATGTGTTATGTGCAATTTTTTGTCTCCAGCTCTGAACAGTCTTAGAGTGCAGAACTCACGTTCAGCCTATggattaaaggggggggggagagaatcggAGAGAGGGAGAtgcagaagaaaggaaaggagggagcctGTTGGATGCTtcttaaacaaagaaaaaaaaggtcaTCATCAGCTTTGACGATGCAGTTTCTGGTGTCATTTCCTCGCTTTGTCCCTTGGTGGAGTTGTCGAGTtagtttctctctctcactctctctctctctctctctcacgccTTCCAATTGCTTCCCCTGTTTGCTCCTTGCACGCTCGGATTCCCCCGCAGGACACATATACACCCCCTCCCCTTACCCCCTGTATTTAACCTTTTGTCATCACCATCTCTGGGAGATTTGAATCCCCGATTTCACTTGATCGACCAGAGCAGTGGGGAACCCGAAATCTTCCTCCATAGGACTCTTCCCCTTCCTAAAACCCCCAGGGCTTGTTTGTGATTGATAGATGGCACTCCAGACCCGCTCGCCTGAGCCTAGGGAGTAGATCCTTAACGGTGAAGGCCTGGCAGCCGGAGGAGGAGAGAGTAGAGAGAGCGGAAGCGGGTGAAAGACCCCGCCGGGTGGGTTTTTGCCACCAGCAGCGCCCCGAGGAAAAGGTGGCCGCGGTGAAAAAGGAGAAACTCCCCCAGAGGCGCCTTGAGGGAGAGTTGGAAAGCGAGGTCTCGTGGGCAGCCTTCCCAGTAAGGCCGGGATAACGTGTCCATGGATCCCTCCCCTTACTCTCCGACTAGAGGGTCTTTGGCAGCCTTGGATCCAGAGGGAAACAACTGCCTTTGCAGAAAGGAAAGCCAGGGGCAGAGAGGCAAAACGCCACCCGCTCCTCTAGGTCTCCCTTCCATGGCAATCGGTAGCCTTGGCATGTGCCACCCCTTCCTCTATCCCGCGTCTAGTCCATTGCCCGAGCcaagaagggggaagggaaaggagaagagaggagaggaggggaaaggatagggggaaaaggaggagaagaaaggaaaggggggaaaagaggagaggaaaggaaaggggggaaggaggagaggaaaggaaaggaaaggggggaaaggaggagaggaaaggaaaggggggaaaggaggaaagagaaggaatggggaggaaaggaaaggggaggaaaggaaagaggagaaaaggaggagaggaaaggaaaggaaaggggaggaaagaacaggaaagcagaggaaaggaaaggaaaggggaggaaagaaaatgggaagaaaggaaaaagaaagggaaggagaggggaggaaagagaaggaaaggagaggaaaggaaaagaaaggggaggaaaggaaagcggagaaaaggaaaggataggaaaagaaaggggagcataggaaaggaaaggaaaggaaaggaaaggggagcaTAGGGacgggaaggggaggaaagaaaaggaaaggatgtAGTGCCGCTTTACCTCCCTGTTAATTTCCCGAGAGAGAGCCGATCCCCACAATCCTGGGAGAGAATTGGGGATGAATGGGGTCTGGGCCGAAGGCTTGCACTAGGAATGCGTGTGAAGAAGATGAGAATGTGTAGATGACTGTACTGCAAAGAGAAGGATTGTGGGAAGCGTTGGGGAacgtggagggggggggggaggttagtgATTCTCTGGAACCATTCAGTGGGGGAATTCAATCGTGGAAAGCTTGGGCTTTGAGGGGGATGCAACGCCGGAGTGGGGAAATGGCCTGGAATAggaccaggagggagggaagacctCCAGGAAAGCAGCAGCGTCTAGGAGCCTTCTCgggctcttccctccctctctgcctccCTTTGCAGTCAGCCAAGGCTCGGGGAGCAGCACGCAACGCTGGATcgcgccacccccccccccctctcgaaACCAAGGAATGAAATCCCGAAGGAACTAAATCGCCGTCGCCTCCGAAGTTGGCGGATGAGGACCACATCGTCATCTCTCGCGGCGCCTAAAAGCATTTCGGGCACCAGAACGGGATGACTGTGCCAGGCGAGCGGGCTCCGGATGCCTCGCAATGCAGGGGCCGTTCTGTTTGGCCTCCTCCTCGGGGCAAAGAGCAGGGACGTCCTGCCTCCTCCTCAGGCGGGTCGCCTCAGGGGCACCTccacccccctcctccccccatttTGACAAAGTCAAGTCGCTTGGCAAATAAAGCGGAGGCTTGATCTTAATCCCACTTAACCCGCCGAGAATCTGCCGGAACTCCCCGCCTCTCCCCTCCCCGGGACTGCGGCGAGGCCCACTGCGCCTGCGCCAACTCGCCTCTTTCTCGCTGATGCTGCAGATATCCAAACCCGGGGTCTCCGGCGAGGTCCTgaagagagagggatggaggggGGAGAGCGAGGAGGgggggagaaaggggcggggcttgagAAGCTCGCCAACCAACCAGGAAGGGCAGTGAGATgcgggggaagggaggggggaaagagggagagagagagagcgcgagcCCCAGCGCCTGCAGCTGTTGCTGCCGCCCCAGTCGCGCCAAAAGGAGGGAGTCCTCgcgggcggaaggaaggaaggaagcgaggaAGGGAGTGCGGGGTTGTCTCGGAGAGGCAGACATAATAATAAGAGAGGCGCGCGCGGGCTCGAGCTCGAGCTCCCTCTCCGCggcggggaggagggaggggggagggcggCTCTTTCCGCAGCGCCTTTCTCAGCCGCTTCCAATACTCTTCGCCCTTTCCTGGGGTTTTCCAACCCTTCAGTCACGGCGGCGCTGTTTCTGCCCTGTCAAAGCAGTCTTCCAGTTAaaggggggaagaggaagaggaggaggaggaggaggagaaagaacaaCTCTCCCCAATAAGGCTTTTTGCATTAAGTCAGCCCTTcttcgccttcctcctcctcttcctcctccgcagCCAGCTGCCTCTTTCTCCCtcgctgggagggagggagggagaagccaACAGGCGTTCCTTGCCCCCTctttagaaaaaaaagagaggggggaatgCCACTGGCGGCGGAACGCCTCAAAGTCAAAAGGAGAAAGTGGCGAGCTGAGGGAACAAGCCAAAGAGGACGGAGTTTTGGaccagaggaagggaagaaagttgCTTTCAGAGGCAGGCGGGAGCCGGTTCTGCTTGACACGCGTCAGTCAGCCCCACAGcgcgggagagagagagagagagacagagacagagacagagacagaggaaGGAATGAAATAGCGGGAGAGCCATCTCTCTAATCCAGGGATCTCCCCTCCCTGTAGACTCTCTTGTGTACAGGCTGGaggttcctctccttctccttctcctcctccctggaGTTTGGATCTCTCTCGAGTCACTGcagctctccctctcttcctgtcTGTCACGACCCTCCGAAAGTGATGAGGGGAAACGTCAATAAAAGACTATGCAAAGCAGACTCCACATGActctcccccctccttttcctcctcaaaaAAAACACAAACCCTTCCCCCCGTTTGGACACATAGAAGACGTGGCTTCCCCTCTTTCAGCACCCGAGGAGTTTCTGACTGAAATATGGTGTTTGaagcaaaggagggagggggagaggtttTTAGCTGGGCTTTTGCTTTCTGCGTCGgcgggagggaaagagagaagagccACCTCCGCCGCTGAGAGAGGCTTCCCATTCCCAAGCACTTTAGGACAAACTTGATGCTCCGCcgctttctccccctcccccctcccttctctctctccccccccctttctttctgcttccagcgGCCAGGCGTCACGCTCGCGCTTTCCTCTGCTCCGCGGCGTGTGAGGGAGTGCGCGGGAGCGCGCCCGCGCGCGCGCCCCTGCAAGTGTGTGCCTCCCAGAGATTGAGCGAGAGAGGCTAGCGAGCTCCCTGCACCAACCAGCCGCACTTGAGCGAGGCGAGCCAGCAgagacacagaaagagagagagagggagagagagggaaagcgAACAGCCACAACTGCGGCTCTCGTTCGGCTCTCCTTCGGCATTGCCTTTGATTACCAGCCATCATTCTTTTGGACACGCGTTGCGACGGATATAATCCAGCCCTTCACGTGGAGAGAAGACCCAGTCCCAGCTCTTTCCCTGCATCGATCAACGAGGAAGGAAGCTAGGGCTACTGGAAGCACGCCATCCTgactcttctccccctcccccgcaGCCGACCTTTGGGCTCACCTTTGGACCAGAGGGAcacggaaggagggaggggaggggctgaACTTGCCACCCCCTTTTTTACCTGCCTGGGACGGCGAGGGGAAGCCGCCAAAGCCGGAGCTTGGCACTCTCTCCTTgtccctgctgctgctgcagccccTTCCGCTGCCTCCAAGCCATGCAGGGTAAATGCAGGTAAGGCGCCCACGGACCCAACGCGCCCGTCCGCGCTCCCGCCTTCCCGCGCGCGCACACGCGCAGCCCAACTGCAGAGGCGACGGCAAACTTGGGACTCCGGCgtcgcgcgcgcgtgtgtgtgctgTGTGTGCCTCCACGGCTGGGAAAGAGCTAGTAGCCagctctccatccttccttgcttccttgcttccctctcctCTTAGCCTTTCGGACTTTTCGGGACTAATGACCTTGCGCAGAGttgatttatttttgtattcttcTTCATATTTGACGAAAGACCTGCTCCTTTGCTGAGAAGGGACTGAAACGGACATCCCTGTGGATTTGGGCGCCATCCTGAGCATCGAAGGGGATTCCTAGAAGAGAACGAGAGGAGAAGAGAACGAGAGGAGAAAGAAACgtgttctctctctcccccccccccccccaacagaggCATTGGAGATGGGCTATTTGGTGCGGGAAAGGTTCTCTTTTTAATTCCATCGCCGGAGAAGTGGACTGGGAAGCCTGcctgctcttctttctttcttcccttctctctctctctcggtccttTCCCCTCCACCGGACACCAGCCCGCTCTGAATGAAGCGATTGACATTCCCCCACTCCACCCCCTCCTCCTCGGCGGGTGTCTGCGgagcggagaggaggaggaggaggaggaaagagctgAAGCGACGGCGGTGagcgagagagagggagggagaaggagagggagagcgCGCGCGAATTGGACTGGACTTGGGCGCGAGGCAGCCTTGCATCCCCTTCTTTCCTCGCcgctgctcctcttccttttcttgccAACCTTGCAAAGTGATTACAGTACCAtccaaggcggaggaggaggaggagggaagagggaggagggagggaggagaaagaggcggaactgccccctcctttcctttccaagCCTCTCCGCTGAGATGAATCTTTCCTCGAGCCAAAGCCGCTTTGCCCCGTGAACTGTGAGTATCGAAAGGAACGCGGGAGgaaagcaagaagaagaagagcctCCCAGTGACAGCTCTGGACTCGATTGCTCTGATGCACCGCGAAGTTTCTCCTCCAAAGCAGGATTGTACGCGTTGATTTGCCtccgcttccccccccccccctccggattGCCAAAGGGACGTCTTCTCGGGTGCTTCTTCTCCTGCCTGGCTGGGAGGCTGAGGGCTCGGAGGAGGATGTGGCGGCTGCGCCGGCTGCCGGCCCTGGTGCGCTGCTGCGCCTGCTGGCTCCTTCTCCTGCTGCCTCCGCCGCTGGGGCTGGTGGTGCCGGCGTCGGCCAAGCAGGTGCTGCGCTACCGCCTGGCCGAGGAGGGCCCCGCCGACATCCGCATCGGCAACGTCGCCTCCGACCTGGGCATCGTCACCGGCTCGGGCGAGGTCACGTTCAGCCTCGAGTCCGGCGCCGACTACCTCAAGATCGACAACATGACGGGCGAGCTGAGCACCACCGAGCGCCGCATCGACCGCGAGAAGCTGCCGCAGTGCCAGATGATCTTCGACGAGAACGAGTGCTTCCTCGACTTCGAAGTCTCCGTCATCGGCCCTTCGCAGAGCTGGGTGGACCTCTTCGAAGGCCGGGTGGTCATCCTGGACATCAATGACAACACGCCGACCTTCCCGTCCCCAGTGCTGACGCTCACCGTGGAGGAGAACCGCCCCGTGGGCACTCTCTACCTCCTTCCCACCGCCACTGACCGCGACTTCGGGCGGAACGGAATCGAGCGCTATGAGCTGCTCCAAGAGCCCGGCGGTGGTGAGGGGCGGCGAGGCGCCTCAGACAAGAGGAGGCCCGAAGCAGAAGGAGGCGGAGGCTCCTCGACGGCCCGGAGCACCGTCTTCGAGCTGCAAGTTGCAGACACCCCCGACGGGGAGAAGCAGCCCCAGCTGATTGTCAAAGGGCCTTTGGATCGAGAGCAGCGCGACGCCTATGAGCTGAGCCTCCGCGTGCGTGACGGTGGAGACCCAGCTCGCTCTTCGCAGGCCCTGCTGAGGGTGCTGATCACCGACGTGAACGACAACAGCCCCCGCTTCGAGAAGAGCGTCTACGAGGCCGACTTGGCGGAGAACAGCAGCCCTGGGACGCCCATTTTGCAGCTGCGGGCCGCCGACGCTGATGCTGGGGTCAACGGGCAGCTGGAGTACGTCTTTGGGGCGGCCACGGAGTCGGTGCGTCGCCTTCTCCGCCTGGACGAGGCCTCGGGATGGCTCAGTGTCCTCCACCGCATCGACCGCGAGGAGGTCAACCAGCTGCGCTTCAGCGTCATGGCGCGCGACAGGGGCCAGCCCCCCAAGAGCGACAAGGCCACCGTGGTACTCAACATCCGCGACGAGAACGACAACGTCCCCGCTATTGACATCCGCAAGATCGGACGCATCCCTCTGCGGGACGGGGTGGCCACAGTGGGCGAGGACGTGCTGGTGGACACCCCGGTGGCGCTGGTGCAGGTCTCGGACCGCGACCAGGGCGAGAACGGGGTGGTGACCTGCACGGTGGTGGGGGACGTCCCCTTCCAGCTCAAGCCGGCCagcgagggcgagggcgagccCCAGAACAAGCGCAAGTACTTCCTGCACACCTCGGCGCCCCTGGACTACGAGGCAGCGCGGGACTACAACGTCGTCATCGTCGCCGTCGACTCGGGCAGCCCCAGCCTCTCCAGCAACAACTCGCTTTTGGTCCGAGTGGCGGACGCGAACGACAACCCGCCCGTCTTCGGCCAGGCCCTGTTGGAGCTCTCCTTCCCGGAGAACAACGCGCCGGGAGAGCGTGTGGCGACCATCCTGGCCACCGACGCCGACAGCGGCAAGAACGCGGAGATCGCCTACTCCCTGGAGCCGCTCCCcgcttccccttcctcttcctcctccgagGCGGGCCTCTTCACCATCGACCCGGACTCGGGCGAGGTGCGCGTGCAGGCGGCGCTGGACCGGGAGCAGCGCGACGCCTACGAGTTCCAGGTGACGGCGCGCGACAAAGGGACGCCCTCCTTGCAGGGCTCCACGCGGGTGCTGCTCCGCGTGGCCGACCGCAACGACAACGAGCCGCGCTTCATGCAGGACGTCTTCACCTTCTACGTCAAGGAGAACCTGCAGCCCAACAGCCCCGTGGGCATGGTGACCGTCATGGACGCCGACAAGGGCCGCAACGCCCAGCTCAGCCTCTCCATCCAGGGCGAGGGCGAGAGCGGGATCTTCTCCATCGAGAACGACACGGGCACCATCTTCTCCGCCGTCTCCTTCGACCGGGAGATGCAGACGAGCTACACCTTCGCCGTCAAGGCGGTGGACGGCGGCGAGCCGGCCCGCTCCGCGACGGCCACGGTGTCGCTCTTTGTGATGGACGAGAACGACAACGCGCCGGTGGTGACGGCGCCGGCCAATGGCTCCTACACGGTGCTGCCGCCCTCCAGCCTCCCGCGCGTGGCGGTGGCCACGGTGCGGGCGCGCGACGCCGACGCCGGGCCCAACGCCGAGCTGAGCTACAGCCTGGTGGGCGGCAACCCTTTCCGCCTCTTTGAGATCGACGCGGCCAGCGGGGTGGTCTCGCTGGTGGGCCAGTTGGCGCCCAAGCACTACGGGCTCCACCGCTTGGTGGTGCAGGTCAACGACAGCGGGGCGCCGGGCCAAGCCACCACGGCCCTGCTCCACGTCTTCGTCAACGAGAGCTTAGCCAACGCCACGCTGGTGGAGAGCCAGGTGGCGCGCAGCCTCCACACGCCGCTGGGCCAGGACATCGCCGGCGACCCCAGCTACGAGCTGGGCAAGCAGCGGCTGAGCATCGCGGTGGGCGTGGTGGCCGGCGTGGTGACCGTGGCGCTGCTCCTGCTGGGCGTGGGCCTGGCCCGCTACTGCCGCGCCAAGGCCCACCAGCGCGGGGGCTACGAGGCCGGCAAGAAGGACCACGAGGACTTCTTCGCCCCCGCCCCGCTCCACCACCACGACAAGGCCAAGAAGCCCAAGAAGGACAAGAAGGGCAAGAAGGCGGCCGGGAAGCAGCCCCTCTACAGCAGCATCGTCACCGTCGAGGCCTCCAAGCCCAACGGGCAGCGCTACGACGGCGTCCACGAGAAGCTGGCCGGGGACAGCCCCGCCCTCAGCCGCTACCGCGCCGTCAACGGCGGGCCCGGGGGCAGCCCCGACCTGGCGCGGCACTACAAGTCCAGCTCGCCCCTGCCCACCGTCCAGCTCCACCCGCAGTCGCCCACCGCCGGGAAGAAGCACCAGGCCGTGCAGGAGCTGCCCCCCGCCAACACCTTCGTCGGCGCCGGGGACAACATCTCCATCGGCTCCGACCACTGCTCCGAGTACAGCTGCCAGGCCAGCAGCAAGTACAGCAAGCAGGTAAGCAAGCAAGGTCCACTGGCGGGGTCGGTGGGTGGGCCAGTGGGTTGGAAAGGGAGCCCAGGGAGAGTTCTCAGGGCCCTCGCCCTGTTTGGTACCTGAAGTCCAGGTAGGAGCCCAACCCCCCTCACCCTATGGCTCTCTATCCAGATCTACTTCCTACTGGTCTTCATTAATCCCGAGATAGTATGGATTAAGCGTGATCAAAATGAAGTGCACTCAGACACCCACAACTCAGCCTTTCCAGGGCTCTGACATCCCTTCTAACTAAAACTTACCATCCTATTGACTTCTATATTGAATTttgctgtaaaccgccctgagtccctttgaggagatagggcagtatatacataaagtattattattattattattattattattattattattattattatgttcctagACTCTTATATGTCACCCCTCTATTAACCTCCATCCAGATCTGACTTTAATCCTGGTTGTCTTCCTTAATTTGAGCAGGATTTCTAGCACTGTTGTGAGTTGGTTAGGGTGGATCAAGTGTGGTGAAAGGAAAGGGTCTTCCCCACTTAAGTGCCCTCAGCCACCCACAACTCTGCCTTTCCAGGGCTCTGACTTCCCTTCTGACTGTAAAGCTCACCATCCCATTGACCTCTATGGGTTCCTTAGGTTTTTAGACCACACCTTTCCATTTCTCCCTATCTGAATCTATCTTCTATTAGGGTTGTCTTCTTAAATCTGATCAGCATCCCTGGCATTGTTGTGAATAGGCCAGTATGGATCAAGTGTGGTAAAAGGAAAGGGTCATCCCCAGTTAAGTGTCCTCAGCCACCCACAACTCTGCCTTTCCAGggctctgtctttccttctaacTAAAGCTCACCATCCCATTGACTCT includes these proteins:
- the PCDH7 gene encoding protocadherin-7 isoform X4 gives rise to the protein MWRLRRLPALVRCCACWLLLLLPPPLGLVVPASAKQVLRYRLAEEGPADIRIGNVASDLGIVTGSGEVTFSLESGADYLKIDNMTGELSTTERRIDREKLPQCQMIFDENECFLDFEVSVIGPSQSWVDLFEGRVVILDINDNTPTFPSPVLTLTVEENRPVGTLYLLPTATDRDFGRNGIERYELLQEPGGGEGRRGASDKRRPEAEGGGGSSTARSTVFELQVADTPDGEKQPQLIVKGPLDREQRDAYELSLRVRDGGDPARSSQALLRVLITDVNDNSPRFEKSVYEADLAENSSPGTPILQLRAADADAGVNGQLEYVFGAATESVRRLLRLDEASGWLSVLHRIDREEVNQLRFSVMARDRGQPPKSDKATVVLNIRDENDNVPAIDIRKIGRIPLRDGVATVGEDVLVDTPVALVQVSDRDQGENGVVTCTVVGDVPFQLKPASEGEGEPQNKRKYFLHTSAPLDYEAARDYNVVIVAVDSGSPSLSSNNSLLVRVADANDNPPVFGQALLELSFPENNAPGERVATILATDADSGKNAEIAYSLEPLPASPSSSSSEAGLFTIDPDSGEVRVQAALDREQRDAYEFQVTARDKGTPSLQGSTRVLLRVADRNDNEPRFMQDVFTFYVKENLQPNSPVGMVTVMDADKGRNAQLSLSIQGEGESGIFSIENDTGTIFSAVSFDREMQTSYTFAVKAVDGGEPARSATATVSLFVMDENDNAPVVTAPANGSYTVLPPSSLPRVAVATVRARDADAGPNAELSYSLVGGNPFRLFEIDAASGVVSLVGQLAPKHYGLHRLVVQVNDSGAPGQATTALLHVFVNESLANATLVESQVARSLHTPLGQDIAGDPSYELGKQRLSIAVGVVAGVVTVALLLLGVGLARYCRAKAHQRGGYEAGKKDHEDFFAPAPLHHHDKAKKPKKDKKGKKAAGKQPLYSSIVTVEASKPNGQRYDGVHEKLAGDSPALSRYRAVNGGPGGSPDLARHYKSSSPLPTVQLHPQSPTAGKKHQAVQELPPANTFVGAGDNISIGSDHCSEYSCQASSKYSKQPFRRVTFSVVSQPQDPHQGSLQSCYDSGLEESETPSSKSSSGPRLGALPLPEDNYERTTPDGSVDSRPLPDVALTGKCTRECDEYGHSDSCWMPVRTSPERKPKSQPKLSTFMPVDERGSQEKLANGEASLMGDRNRNLLNKKLTSSYETFSPASFSKSEEANPEDIPLTQTGEYKPSPVNTLTRREVYL
- the PCDH7 gene encoding protocadherin-7 isoform X5, translating into MWRLRRLPALVRCCACWLLLLLPPPLGLVVPASAKQVLRYRLAEEGPADIRIGNVASDLGIVTGSGEVTFSLESGADYLKIDNMTGELSTTERRIDREKLPQCQMIFDENECFLDFEVSVIGPSQSWVDLFEGRVVILDINDNTPTFPSPVLTLTVEENRPVGTLYLLPTATDRDFGRNGIERYELLQEPGGGEGRRGASDKRRPEAEGGGGSSTARSTVFELQVADTPDGEKQPQLIVKGPLDREQRDAYELSLRVRDGGDPARSSQALLRVLITDVNDNSPRFEKSVYEADLAENSSPGTPILQLRAADADAGVNGQLEYVFGAATESVRRLLRLDEASGWLSVLHRIDREEVNQLRFSVMARDRGQPPKSDKATVVLNIRDENDNVPAIDIRKIGRIPLRDGVATVGEDVLVDTPVALVQVSDRDQGENGVVTCTVVGDVPFQLKPASEGEGEPQNKRKYFLHTSAPLDYEAARDYNVVIVAVDSGSPSLSSNNSLLVRVADANDNPPVFGQALLELSFPENNAPGERVATILATDADSGKNAEIAYSLEPLPASPSSSSSEAGLFTIDPDSGEVRVQAALDREQRDAYEFQVTARDKGTPSLQGSTRVLLRVADRNDNEPRFMQDVFTFYVKENLQPNSPVGMVTVMDADKGRNAQLSLSIQGEGESGIFSIENDTGTIFSAVSFDREMQTSYTFAVKAVDGGEPARSATATVSLFVMDENDNAPVVTAPANGSYTVLPPSSLPRVAVATVRARDADAGPNAELSYSLVGGNPFRLFEIDAASGVVSLVGQLAPKHYGLHRLVVQVNDSGAPGQATTALLHVFVNESLANATLVESQVARSLHTPLGQDIAGDPSYELGKQRLSIAVGVVAGVVTVALLLLGVGLARYCRAKAHQRGGYEAGKKDHEDFFAPAPLHHHDKAKKPKKDKKGKKAAGKQPLYSSIVTVEASKPNGQRYDGVHEKLAGDSPALSRYRAVNGGPGGSPDLARHYKSSSPLPTVQLHPQSPTAGKKHQAVQELPPANTFVGAGDNISIGSDHCSEYSCQASSKYSKQPFRRVTFSVVSQPQDPHQGSLQSCYDSGLEESETPSNDFCAALAPGLGFSAWGKTHSSDSRPLPDVALTGKCTRECDEYGHSDSCWMPVRTSPERKPKSQPKLSTFMPVDERGSQEKLANGEASLMGDRNRNLLNKKLTSSYETFSPASFSKSEEANPEDIPLTQTGEYKPSPVNTLTRREVYL
- the PCDH7 gene encoding protocadherin-7 isoform X7, producing the protein MWRLRRLPALVRCCACWLLLLLPPPLGLVVPASAKQVLRYRLAEEGPADIRIGNVASDLGIVTGSGEVTFSLESGADYLKIDNMTGELSTTERRIDREKLPQCQMIFDENECFLDFEVSVIGPSQSWVDLFEGRVVILDINDNTPTFPSPVLTLTVEENRPVGTLYLLPTATDRDFGRNGIERYELLQEPGGGEGRRGASDKRRPEAEGGGGSSTARSTVFELQVADTPDGEKQPQLIVKGPLDREQRDAYELSLRVRDGGDPARSSQALLRVLITDVNDNSPRFEKSVYEADLAENSSPGTPILQLRAADADAGVNGQLEYVFGAATESVRRLLRLDEASGWLSVLHRIDREEVNQLRFSVMARDRGQPPKSDKATVVLNIRDENDNVPAIDIRKIGRIPLRDGVATVGEDVLVDTPVALVQVSDRDQGENGVVTCTVVGDVPFQLKPASEGEGEPQNKRKYFLHTSAPLDYEAARDYNVVIVAVDSGSPSLSSNNSLLVRVADANDNPPVFGQALLELSFPENNAPGERVATILATDADSGKNAEIAYSLEPLPASPSSSSSEAGLFTIDPDSGEVRVQAALDREQRDAYEFQVTARDKGTPSLQGSTRVLLRVADRNDNEPRFMQDVFTFYVKENLQPNSPVGMVTVMDADKGRNAQLSLSIQGEGESGIFSIENDTGTIFSAVSFDREMQTSYTFAVKAVDGGEPARSATATVSLFVMDENDNAPVVTAPANGSYTVLPPSSLPRVAVATVRARDADAGPNAELSYSLVGGNPFRLFEIDAASGVVSLVGQLAPKHYGLHRLVVQVNDSGAPGQATTALLHVFVNESLANATLVESQVARSLHTPLGQDIAGDPSYELGKQRLSIAVGVVAGVVTVALLLLGVGLARYCRAKAHQRGGYEAGKKDHEDFFAPAPLHHHDKAKKPKKDKKGKKAAGKQPLYSSIVTVEASKPNGQRYDGVHEKLAGDSPALSRYRAVNGGPGGSPDLARHYKSSSPLPTVQLHPQSPTAGKKHQAVQELPPANTFVGAGDNISIGSDHCSEYSCQASSKYSKQPFRRVTFSVVSQPQDPHQGSLQSCYDSGLEESETPSNSRPLPDVALTGKCTRECDEYGHSDSCWMPVRTSPERKPKSQPKLSTFMPVDERGSQEKLANGEASLMGDRNRNLLNKKLTSSYETFSPASFSKSEEANPEDIPLTQTGEYKPSPVNTLTRREVYL